One Erysipelothrix amsterdamensis DNA window includes the following coding sequences:
- a CDS encoding MATE family efflux transporter, with amino-acid sequence MKIHKKTSMTEGVIWKEMLLFSIPLLIGNLFQQLYNTVDSFVVGNYVGEEALAAVGASTPLSNVIIGLFMGISTGAGILISRYFGAKKDEELHDSIHTFMAFSLIVSVFLTFFGSVMSPIFLGWLKTPANIMEPATLYLRVYFWGVTGLVIYNSGAGILRAIGDSRNPLIYLCISSLINVSLDLLFVIVFDMGILGVAVATLIAQLTSAILVWIHLLRVEDIYQLKMTDIRIHRDKLYEIIRLGIPTGIQQTVVSFSNVLVQSYINAFGSAAVAGFSAADKFNAFLSMPTQSFSLTITTFTGQNLGAGRKERIMEGVRTALVLAVGIVIIIGIPTFIYADQLIAFFSPEPMVIMYGARMLRIMVPFYFALSTTSILSGALRGAGLTMVPMIIMISCFTILRQIFLFIMMRINHSIDWVYWSYSVTWISSMVLTLLYSKASQWLEKA; translated from the coding sequence ATGAAAATTCATAAAAAGACGTCAATGACAGAGGGCGTCATTTGGAAAGAAATGCTTTTGTTTTCAATACCGCTTTTGATTGGGAATCTATTCCAACAATTATACAATACCGTCGATTCCTTTGTGGTTGGAAACTATGTGGGTGAAGAAGCACTTGCCGCTGTTGGAGCAAGTACACCCTTGAGTAATGTTATTATTGGGTTGTTTATGGGGATTTCAACGGGTGCTGGTATTCTTATTTCTCGCTATTTTGGAGCGAAAAAAGATGAAGAATTGCATGATTCAATTCATACCTTTATGGCGTTTTCGTTAATTGTAAGTGTTTTTCTTACTTTTTTCGGTTCGGTAATGTCTCCGATATTTTTAGGGTGGCTCAAGACACCTGCAAATATAATGGAACCGGCTACCCTTTACCTAAGAGTTTATTTTTGGGGTGTAACCGGTCTTGTTATCTATAATTCCGGTGCAGGGATTTTACGAGCAATCGGGGATTCACGCAATCCTTTAATTTATCTATGTATTTCAAGTCTTATTAATGTATCGTTGGACTTGTTGTTTGTGATTGTGTTTGATATGGGGATTTTAGGAGTTGCGGTTGCAACGCTTATTGCTCAACTCACATCCGCAATCTTAGTATGGATACATTTATTACGTGTCGAGGATATTTATCAACTAAAGATGACTGACATACGAATTCATCGTGATAAATTATATGAAATTATACGTCTTGGTATTCCAACTGGAATTCAACAGACAGTTGTTTCATTCTCAAATGTTTTGGTTCAATCATATATTAATGCATTTGGATCCGCTGCGGTCGCTGGTTTTAGTGCAGCAGATAAGTTTAATGCTTTTTTATCAATGCCAACGCAAAGTTTCTCACTCACAATAACGACCTTCACAGGTCAAAATCTGGGTGCGGGACGTAAGGAACGTATTATGGAAGGCGTTCGGACTGCTCTCGTTTTAGCGGTAGGGATTGTGATTATCATCGGAATTCCAACCTTTATTTATGCAGATCAACTGATTGCTTTCTTTTCACCTGAACCTATGGTTATAATGTATGGTGCACGCATGTTGCGGATTATGGTACCGTTCTATTTTGCACTCAGCACGACAAGTATTCTAAGTGGTGCATTAAGAGGTGCAGGACTTACAATGGTTCCAATGATAATCATGATTTCGTGTTTCACAATTTTAAGACAGATATTCTTGTTTATAATGATGCGTATTAATCATTCAATTGATTGGGTATACTGGAGCTACTCCGTTACATGGATTAGTTCAATGGTTCTTACACTTCTGTACTCAAAAGCATCACAATGGCTTGAGAAAGCATAG
- a CDS encoding RluA family pseudouridine synthase encodes MNKLIVEEMFDGMRIDQYMALAVTDYSRSVLQTWIKNGNITVNGNVVKPNLRLKEDDVVAYEITEEQISIVPVPMDLDIVYEDDAILVVNKPKGLIVHPSPSTLNQPTLVHGLLAHTTQLSDLNGELRPGIVHRIDKDTTGLLVVAKTNEAHEILVEDLKQRLISREYVAIVHHQFKHQSATVDAPIGRDPKNRQRMAVTDQNSKHAVTHFYLTERFNDFSVLRCKLDTGRTHQIRVHAQYIKHPIVGDQTYSYKNTWETNGQCLHAQKLTLTHPVSKEVMTFEAELPQTMKDVIEEIRRLD; translated from the coding sequence ATGAATAAATTAATTGTAGAAGAAATGTTTGATGGAATGAGAATTGATCAGTATATGGCTCTTGCTGTAACAGATTATTCTCGTAGTGTATTACAAACATGGATTAAAAATGGAAATATTACAGTAAATGGTAATGTTGTTAAACCAAACCTTCGCTTAAAAGAAGATGATGTAGTGGCGTATGAAATTACTGAGGAGCAAATTTCAATTGTTCCAGTACCAATGGATTTAGATATTGTTTATGAAGATGATGCAATTTTAGTTGTTAACAAACCAAAAGGTTTAATTGTTCACCCATCACCATCAACGTTAAATCAACCAACATTGGTTCACGGACTATTGGCACATACAACGCAATTGAGTGATCTTAATGGCGAATTGCGCCCAGGTATTGTTCATAGAATTGATAAGGATACAACGGGTTTATTAGTTGTTGCGAAAACAAATGAAGCACATGAAATTTTAGTAGAAGATTTAAAGCAACGTTTAATTTCGCGAGAGTACGTGGCAATTGTGCATCACCAATTTAAACATCAAAGTGCTACGGTCGATGCGCCAATTGGTCGTGATCCTAAAAACCGTCAACGTATGGCAGTTACAGATCAAAACAGTAAGCATGCAGTAACACATTTCTATCTTACAGAACGTTTTAATGATTTTAGTGTGTTGCGTTGTAAATTGGATACAGGTCGTACACATCAAATTCGTGTTCACGCTCAGTATATTAAGCATCCTATTGTTGGAGATCAAACATATAGTTATAAAAATACATGGGAAACAAATGGTCAGTGCTTGCATGCACAAAAATTAACGTTAACGCATCCCGTTAGCAAAGAGGTTATGACGTTTGAAGCTGAATTACCTCAAACAATGAAAGACGTTATCGAGGAAATCAGGAGGTTAGATTAA
- a CDS encoding alpha/beta hydrolase has protein sequence MNRASIKRGILAVLALVLLIVGGVAVYFIVDPAPSAFLIRRVFEGGLAVKPEGYEAIESEVRVYTDLTYESTAGRNTFDLFGPKNTQKLPTVIWVHGGAFVGGDKQDNYEYAVQLAYQGYRVINLNYDLAPEAVYPSPVHQVGEAIQYLQSQADLFGLDMNNIILAGDSAGAHIISQYMMVQVDSQYAQKLDQSVTLNPSYVKGIALFCGPYDLNGLLNMQSSSGVLDFFMSRLAWAYMGEKAWMDTAYVESLSILNHVTKDFPPTFITDGNQMSFMEDGLKMQEKLESLQVPVTSVFYEDVADVLGHEYQFKMDNPYSVHTFEEFVGFLNKYAKKV, from the coding sequence ATGAATCGGGCGAGTATAAAACGTGGGATTTTAGCGGTATTAGCTCTAGTTTTATTAATTGTTGGTGGAGTTGCGGTGTATTTTATCGTAGATCCAGCACCTTCTGCCTTTTTAATTCGAAGAGTGTTTGAAGGGGGTTTGGCAGTTAAACCCGAAGGTTATGAAGCAATCGAGTCAGAAGTTCGTGTTTACACAGATTTGACCTATGAATCAACGGCTGGGCGAAATACGTTTGATCTTTTTGGTCCGAAGAACACCCAAAAATTGCCTACGGTTATTTGGGTTCATGGGGGTGCTTTTGTAGGGGGTGACAAGCAGGATAACTATGAGTATGCAGTTCAATTAGCTTATCAAGGATATCGTGTCATCAATCTAAACTATGATTTAGCTCCCGAAGCGGTCTACCCTTCTCCTGTTCATCAAGTTGGTGAAGCGATTCAGTATCTTCAATCGCAGGCAGATCTTTTCGGTTTGGATATGAATAATATAATTTTAGCGGGTGATTCGGCAGGAGCACACATTATATCTCAATATATGATGGTTCAGGTCGATTCACAGTATGCGCAAAAGCTTGATCAAAGTGTTACATTAAACCCGAGTTATGTTAAAGGGATTGCGTTATTTTGTGGACCTTACGATCTAAATGGACTTTTAAATATGCAGTCTTCTTCAGGTGTTTTAGATTTCTTTATGAGTCGCTTGGCTTGGGCTTACATGGGTGAAAAGGCATGGATGGATACAGCGTACGTTGAATCGTTATCCATTCTCAATCATGTTACTAAAGATTTTCCACCCACATTTATTACGGATGGTAATCAAATGAGTTTTATGGAAGACGGTTTAAAAATGCAAGAAAAATTGGAATCGTTGCAAGTTCCGGTGACTTCTGTGTTTTATGAAGATGTTGCGGATGTTTTAGGTCATGAGTATCAATTTAAAATGGATAATCCTTATTCCGTCCATACATTTGAGGAATTTGTAGGATTCCTTAACAAATATGCTAAGAAGGTGTGA
- a CDS encoding ABC transporter ATP-binding protein, giving the protein MKLEIKNLSKAFDHQEVLKDINITLEKGKIYALLGRNGAGKTTFFNCISQEIPRDSGTAHFDDGSLLTQHDVGFVYTNPMLPEFLTGIEFLTFFIDIHKDQGFIREDVHAYFDTIQFNQDDRYKLIKDYSHGMRNKLQMLCIMMLKPKVLFLDEPLTSFDVVASIEMKRQLVSLKEDCIMVLSTHMMQIAKDICDEVIILHHGNATLLDSSRLHDSAFEEDIIDILSDNHES; this is encoded by the coding sequence ATGAAATTAGAGATTAAGAATCTTTCAAAAGCTTTCGATCATCAAGAAGTTTTGAAAGACATTAACATAACGCTTGAAAAAGGGAAAATCTATGCGTTATTGGGGAGAAATGGTGCGGGGAAGACCACTTTCTTTAACTGTATTAGTCAAGAAATACCACGTGATAGTGGTACGGCTCATTTTGATGATGGGAGCCTGTTAACGCAGCACGATGTTGGATTTGTATACACCAATCCAATGTTGCCCGAGTTCTTAACGGGTATTGAGTTTTTAACGTTTTTTATTGATATTCATAAAGATCAAGGTTTCATACGTGAGGATGTACATGCATATTTTGATACGATTCAATTCAATCAAGATGACCGCTATAAACTGATTAAGGATTATTCGCACGGTATGCGAAATAAACTACAAATGTTATGCATCATGATGTTGAAGCCGAAAGTTTTGTTTCTTGATGAGCCTCTGACTTCATTTGATGTGGTCGCATCCATTGAAATGAAACGGCAACTTGTTTCGCTCAAAGAGGATTGTATTATGGTTTTATCTACGCATATGATGCAGATTGCTAAAGATATTTGTGATGAGGTGATCATCTTGCATCATGGAAATGCAACCCTTTTGGACTCCAGTCGCTTGCATGATTCTGCATTTGAGGAAGATATTATTGATATCTTAAGTGATAATCATGAATCATAG
- a CDS encoding cyclase family protein, with product MKLIDLTQTFNEATGVFPGDTKTKFDLDACFEDDGYTNYSVTASLHTGTHVEVPMHLSGDERFISNFPIDRFIGRGVMIDVRNQKEIDYKPDYELLVNPGDVVVFYTGFDERRGEKAYFEDHPIFTEELAMFLVEKQIKMVGMDIPSPDLEPYYVHNILMDADIMILENLNNLDSLRYHKDFIISAVPLKIEAEASPVRAYAVLK from the coding sequence ATGAAACTTATCGATTTAACACAAACATTTAATGAAGCAACTGGGGTTTTCCCAGGAGATACGAAAACGAAATTTGATCTGGATGCATGCTTTGAAGATGATGGTTATACAAACTACTCAGTAACTGCATCTTTACATACAGGAACCCATGTGGAAGTTCCGATGCATTTATCAGGTGATGAGCGCTTTATCAGTAATTTCCCAATTGACCGTTTTATTGGTCGTGGCGTGATGATTGATGTTCGCAATCAGAAAGAAATTGATTATAAACCTGACTACGAACTCTTGGTTAACCCAGGGGACGTGGTAGTGTTTTACACGGGATTTGATGAGCGACGCGGTGAAAAAGCTTATTTTGAAGATCACCCGATTTTTACGGAGGAACTGGCAATGTTTCTCGTAGAAAAACAAATCAAAATGGTAGGAATGGATATTCCATCACCCGATTTAGAACCATATTATGTTCACAATATTCTAATGGATGCGGATATCATGATTTTAGAAAATCTAAATAACTTAGATTCGTTACGATACCATAAAGATTTTATCATTTCTGCTGTACCGCTAAAAATTGAAGCGGAAGCAAGTCCTGTCCGCGCATATGCAGTTTTAAAATAA
- the lspA gene encoding signal peptidase II, with the protein MKKRLGLLSVVIIAIDLLSKAWIDKTIPLWESLHVIPGFFSLRYVRNTGAAWSMFDGQKWLFIVLATAVCIVLAYYYVKEDKPVILTAIALMFAGAFGNLFDRAIYGYVRDMFAFNIFGYQFPVFNVADMSLVVGVFILAVVLYLDERGQKYE; encoded by the coding sequence ATGAAGAAACGTTTAGGATTATTGAGTGTCGTGATTATCGCTATCGATTTGCTGTCAAAGGCATGGATCGACAAAACGATTCCATTATGGGAATCTTTACACGTTATACCCGGATTTTTCTCACTTCGGTATGTACGTAATACAGGGGCAGCATGGAGTATGTTTGACGGTCAGAAATGGCTTTTTATCGTACTTGCAACAGCAGTTTGCATCGTGCTCGCTTATTATTATGTAAAAGAAGATAAACCTGTCATTTTGACAGCGATTGCCTTAATGTTTGCAGGTGCTTTTGGGAATTTGTTTGACCGCGCAATTTATGGCTATGTACGTGATATGTTTGCGTTCAATATCTTTGGATATCAGTTTCCTGTATTTAACGTAGCAGATATGAGTTTGGTTGTGGGCGTTTTTATTCTCGCAGTTGTACTCTATCTCGATGAAAGAGGTCAAAAATATGAATAA
- a CDS encoding cysteine hydrolase family protein has product MKKLNIIVDVQNDFVSGTLGFEGANQVVLNILEKLENEQDCDLVFTRDTHGSNYLETQEGRRLPIEHCILGSSGWELDMRLKPFVKPDTIIFNKPTFASLELGNYLDKKNYDEIEVMGLVSNICVISTCVIAKAACPEARIIVDTSCTDSYDPVLNQSTFDVLEGLQVDVIR; this is encoded by the coding sequence ATGAAAAAATTAAACATTATCGTTGATGTTCAAAATGACTTTGTATCGGGGACGCTTGGTTTTGAAGGAGCAAATCAAGTGGTGTTGAATATTCTGGAAAAATTAGAAAATGAACAAGATTGTGACCTTGTGTTTACACGTGATACCCACGGATCCAATTATCTTGAAACGCAAGAAGGGCGTCGTTTACCGATTGAACATTGTATTTTGGGATCGAGCGGGTGGGAACTTGATATGCGTTTAAAACCCTTTGTGAAGCCGGATACGATTATTTTTAATAAACCTACTTTTGCCTCTTTAGAATTGGGTAATTATTTAGATAAAAAAAACTATGATGAGATCGAGGTGATGGGCTTAGTTTCCAATATCTGTGTTATCAGTACGTGTGTTATCGCAAAAGCTGCATGTCCTGAGGCGCGAATTATTGTAGATACATCCTGCACAGATAGTTATGACCCAGTATTAAATCAAAGTACATTTGATGTGCTTGAGGGTCTACAAGTGGATGTGATTCGATGA
- a CDS encoding CvpA family protein, which translates to MVMFPNDWMGYLNGVIIIWFAVTLYIGYKKGLLLQLVDVVGTFVSLFAAWIFAPVFVQIFQFFKASGTGFLTINQLVVHQMNQLIWFVILFVVIRVVLLLVTPLATIISKVPLVKQVNSAIGGVFSVAFFALKLVLICVFLTTPIVKNGQEIIDNTWLVYVERAATPILGSFDDFMNQNAAIQSIITDQQLSPSQQTAMVKWLEKHGFNEVQIREYLEKYE; encoded by the coding sequence ATGGTGATGTTTCCCAATGATTGGATGGGTTACTTAAATGGGGTTATTATTATTTGGTTTGCGGTGACCCTTTATATTGGATATAAGAAAGGTTTGTTGCTGCAGCTCGTTGATGTTGTGGGAACTTTTGTATCGCTTTTTGCAGCATGGATTTTCGCACCTGTATTTGTGCAAATATTCCAATTCTTCAAAGCATCTGGAACTGGGTTTCTAACCATTAATCAACTCGTTGTACATCAAATGAATCAGTTGATATGGTTCGTAATTTTATTCGTTGTGATTCGTGTGGTTTTATTGCTGGTAACACCGCTTGCAACCATAATTTCAAAAGTTCCATTAGTAAAACAAGTGAATTCTGCAATTGGTGGTGTCTTCAGCGTTGCGTTTTTTGCACTTAAGCTCGTGTTGATTTGTGTCTTTTTAACAACACCGATTGTTAAAAATGGTCAAGAAATCATCGACAATACCTGGTTGGTGTATGTCGAACGCGCAGCAACACCGATTTTAGGATCATTTGATGACTTTATGAATCAAAATGCTGCGATTCAAAGTATTATTACAGATCAACAGTTATCTCCAAGCCAGCAAACCGCTATGGTGAAGTGGCTTGAAAAACACGGATTTAATGAAGTACAGATTAGGGAGTATTTAGAAAAATATGAATAA
- a CDS encoding rhomboid family intramembrane serine protease produces MYTKSQYDAWVIEVANYFMKHFQYQMVSMTQDSSQVWLVNQNVEDNAIIMVTSTSLSNIDREMISKHRESLALVFKTKAEGLNISVNQEDKVGDDVNVVVGPNFISSSQLLTSYGDLSGLLKISQNPDRSLSKAVLNLKKTIGRMQKQARYRSFPVTNVISMICVVVFLLAQYLILVSEININTVAVMLGAFYKPFIVHAHEWFRFITAGFLHISFLHLIMNLMALRNLGVVMETVMEGKKYLFTLIAGILMGNAFVFILDEGVIGLGISGGLFALLGAMCVYLFETKAMRNPKVMSQVFQVLFINLIISSLPGVSATAHLGGLIAGLLCGLVFSKRKDWDYLRKGTMVLSAVFVVGIVVVMTQHAGTLSSPRLDMSVINSWYELGFKNYANRLSGFMK; encoded by the coding sequence ATGTATACAAAGTCTCAATATGATGCATGGGTAATTGAAGTCGCAAACTATTTTATGAAGCATTTTCAATATCAAATGGTTTCAATGACTCAAGACAGTTCACAGGTTTGGCTTGTGAATCAAAATGTTGAGGACAATGCGATTATTATGGTTACCTCCACATCCCTTTCAAATATTGATCGCGAGATGATTTCAAAACATCGTGAAAGTCTCGCCCTTGTATTTAAAACAAAGGCAGAAGGGCTTAATATTAGTGTTAATCAAGAGGATAAAGTCGGAGATGATGTGAATGTGGTTGTAGGACCGAATTTTATCTCATCCTCACAACTTCTTACCTCATACGGTGATTTAAGTGGACTTTTAAAAATAAGCCAAAATCCAGATCGCTCGCTTTCAAAGGCAGTGCTTAATTTGAAAAAAACGATCGGTAGAATGCAAAAACAAGCACGATACCGTTCTTTTCCTGTAACCAATGTCATCTCAATGATTTGTGTTGTTGTTTTTTTACTCGCACAATACTTAATTTTAGTTTCAGAGATAAACATTAATACTGTTGCAGTGATGTTAGGTGCCTTTTATAAACCGTTTATCGTTCATGCTCATGAATGGTTCAGATTTATTACTGCAGGTTTTCTTCATATTTCTTTTCTACACTTAATCATGAACTTAATGGCTCTCAGAAATTTAGGCGTGGTTATGGAAACTGTGATGGAAGGGAAAAAATATCTCTTTACTCTAATCGCGGGTATTCTTATGGGTAATGCATTTGTCTTTATTCTGGATGAGGGTGTCATCGGTCTTGGTATTAGTGGTGGACTGTTTGCGTTGTTAGGCGCAATGTGTGTCTATTTATTTGAAACAAAAGCGATGCGTAACCCTAAAGTTATGTCTCAAGTCTTTCAGGTCTTATTTATTAATCTCATTATCAGTTCATTACCAGGTGTTAGTGCAACAGCCCACTTAGGGGGATTGATTGCAGGATTATTGTGTGGACTTGTTTTCTCAAAACGAAAAGATTGGGATTATTTACGCAAAGGAACAATGGTACTATCTGCTGTATTTGTGGTAGGGATTGTGGTTGTGATGACGCAACATGCGGGTACCTTATCAAGCCCAAGGTTGGATATGTCGGTTATTAATAGCTGGTATGAACTTGGGTTTAAAAATTATGCAAACCGTTTAAGCGGTTTTATGAAGTAG
- the rnhC gene encoding ribonuclease HIII: MTTITIKLTDKQINELKSRYSKYPIRYDIQYTHFQIKGSDVTITAYTSGKVVFSGEGAEFHASSYSDQTSKPKSPLASTQQIEGSMAGSDEVGTGDYFGPITVCACIVNESDLQRIPVAEIVDSKQMTDDKIRKIAPILKKELQYSLLILDNKKYNRVHDTMNMNVIKAKLHNQAFLNLKKRYEMPPYAIIDQFMAEKPYYNALKGEPEIFRGLIFETKAENKFIAVACGAIIARFGFLDYLDKLSTKYDCVFPKGAGAHVDTFGKEFVRRYGKEELDNVAKVHFANTARILNDA; this comes from the coding sequence ATGACAACTATTACAATAAAACTAACAGACAAACAGATAAACGAATTAAAATCACGATATTCAAAATATCCAATTCGTTACGATATTCAATACACACACTTCCAAATTAAGGGAAGTGATGTCACCATCACAGCCTACACCAGCGGTAAGGTTGTTTTCAGCGGTGAAGGCGCAGAATTTCACGCTTCATCTTATTCTGATCAAACTTCAAAGCCCAAATCACCGCTTGCATCAACACAGCAGATTGAAGGATCGATGGCAGGCAGCGACGAAGTGGGTACTGGAGATTACTTTGGTCCAATCACCGTCTGCGCTTGTATCGTAAACGAATCTGACTTGCAACGAATTCCCGTTGCGGAAATTGTCGATTCAAAACAAATGACAGACGATAAGATTCGAAAAATTGCTCCAATCCTTAAAAAAGAACTTCAATACAGTCTTCTTATTCTTGATAATAAAAAATACAACCGTGTCCATGACACAATGAACATGAATGTCATCAAGGCAAAACTACATAATCAAGCATTCTTAAATCTTAAAAAACGATATGAAATGCCACCTTACGCAATCATTGATCAATTTATGGCCGAGAAACCTTATTACAACGCACTCAAAGGAGAACCTGAAATATTTCGTGGGCTTATCTTCGAAACAAAAGCAGAGAACAAGTTTATTGCAGTCGCATGCGGTGCAATTATTGCTCGATTTGGTTTTTTAGATTACCTCGATAAACTCTCAACAAAATATGACTGCGTCTTTCCTAAAGGGGCAGGTGCCCATGTTGACACATTTGGAAAAGAATTTGTTAGACGGTATGGAAAAGAAGAACTTGATAATGTTGCGAAAGTTCACTTTGCCAATACAGCACGAATTCTTAACGATGCGTAA
- a CDS encoding deoxycytidylate deaminase, protein MSKRDNVISWDEYFMGLAHLSALRSKDPSTQVGAAIVDQQKKIVGIGYNGLPTGLSDDAFPWEREGDFQTTKYAYVVHAELNAILNATQSLQGCTIYVSLFPCNECSKAIIQSGIKEIVYEDDKYAGTDAVLVSKRMLDAAGVSYRKIDKAICVSLTHR, encoded by the coding sequence ATGAGTAAACGAGATAATGTCATTTCTTGGGATGAATATTTTATGGGCCTCGCTCATTTGTCTGCGTTGCGTTCTAAAGATCCTTCAACTCAAGTTGGTGCAGCAATTGTAGATCAGCAAAAAAAAATCGTTGGAATTGGCTATAATGGCCTTCCAACGGGATTGAGTGATGATGCGTTTCCTTGGGAACGCGAGGGAGATTTTCAAACGACGAAATATGCATATGTGGTTCATGCAGAATTAAATGCAATTTTGAATGCGACCCAATCCTTACAAGGGTGTACGATTTATGTATCATTGTTCCCATGTAATGAATGTTCCAAGGCAATTATTCAAAGTGGTATTAAAGAAATTGTTTATGAAGATGATAAGTACGCAGGAACGGATGCTGTCTTAGTATCGAAGCGCATGCTTGATGCTGCTGGTGTTTCTTATCGAAAAATTGATAAAGCAATTTGTGTTTCGCTTACGCATCGTTAA